AAGGCTGCACATGATCCGCTTCTGATTCGTGCATTTAGTTGACTTTTGTTAGGGTATAGTTGAAGAAAAATAATTGCTTGGAGTACCTATTTCAACGTCCCGAATGAGCTAAGGGCATCATTTAAGTCATGATCAAGATAATACCAACATTTTCTCAAGAAATTTTTACAAATAATTCCCTGTTGCcactactgtagatgtTTTGAGATATTCACACATGAAATCTGCGTACAGTAAGTAATTATAGTTCACATTTTAGTTATAGTTTACTTAGCACGGTTCTCATTAGCAATATGAGCCAGATCCATGCTACAGAAACTATGGGCACAGTTAGGCCTTACAGACGTGTTTATGATCAGTATCAGTGATTGAATGACATTTGACCTTTCGGAGCCAAATATCATTCGTGTTGAATACTTGTATGGGTACCTCCTTGCCTGTCGTACTCACTTGAGCTATAGAGGTACTCACTTGTAGTACGACGAGCTGTAGAGGACTTCCCTGACAAATGCGGATATCGTAATGTCCGAAATTTCATCTTGGAAACTTGGAACAATGTGGCAGTCTCGCGGAAATGTCTCatattacttgtacccaCAGCAATTCCTGGAGAATAGTCGTGCTgtgtgtacatactgatCTACTATCGTCAACGTTTGTCGACACTCGTATAAACTCCACCAGTAGCATTCAGGCAGGACAAATAGAGGTGAGTTGACGACAGGTTAAATAGGTGGTGGGTCCTTCGAAGTGTGTTGCAAAGTATGTTTTGTGCCGTTCCTATCAAGCACGGGAATACAGGTGTGCAGACGTCAgacctacttgtagtgttcAAGTGAGATTACTGTAGTATACATCAGCGACAAGTGTATGGACGTCTGTATGAGAAGCCCACAGATGCCTACAGCTAGTATCGGCTTACTAAGAAAATGCAGAAACCTCTTGGGTTGCAAAACAATCTGCGGGGCATACTCGTACACAGGCGTTTTCAgactccatcaacatcacAGATGACGGAGCTTGTTTGTATCACATCACATAAATCTCTCTCACCTAATTTCACTTTGGCTTGAGTGGGCGAGTTGCAGTGGACAAGAGGTGAGTTGATTTGTGGCTGAAATGCTCAAGTAGAAACACCATAAGACAATGGTTTCGTTCCAAACAAAACAAACATTCACATACAGCGAAAACTGCTACGATCTCGCAGGTACTCCATCTTGCACCCCTCCGCTACCTCCTCCACTATCGTCACATGCCCTGCAAGGTTAAGTACAGCGTGCATTACCCGAGAGTTTAGTTGACACACGCAAGACAACATCTGGCATtacaacacacacatccaCAACCACTCTGGCagaacaccaacaacgaccAGaaacacatacacacacaaacgCTCAAACCATGGCCTGGTACCACCGTCCAAAAACAGTGCTGGCGCTCGTTCTGTGGCTTGTAGTCGCAGGTTTCGTGCTCAAcactcttcttcaactaGGAGACCAAACCACCGACCCAGATCTGTCTTCGCCTAAAGACGCgcgagaggaggaggacccGCATTTTCTAGACACAAAACGACGCCCGCTTCTCCCCCAAGATCGCGAGTTTGAAGCTGCCTGGAAGGCCAGAGGCTCCTGCCCCGATTACGAGGCGTACTCTCAGACTAAACATGAACCCTTCAGCGACGGTCCTCTACGGTTGCCGTTCATGCGACCGAGCAAGAAGTGTCGTACATTTCATTCGGATGAGGTTGAGAAAACAATTGAGGAGTTCACTGCCAAAATGGCTGACCCAGATCTCGCCAGATTGTTTGAAAACGCCTTCCCCAACACCCTCGACACCACTATCCGGTGGCACAGACGCCAGTCGGAAGAGGCGTCTGCACAGACTTTTGTCGTGACTGGAGACATCAACGCTGAGTGGCTCAGAGACTCCGCTTGGCAATTGTCACCTTACAAACGCTTCATTTCCACCGACCCACACATCCAACAGCTGTACAAGGGAGCCATCAATACCCAGGCCTCCTACATTCAAATGTTCCCATACTGCAACGCATTCCAGCCTCCACGAGCGTCGCGAATCAGGCCGCAATTCAATGCAGGAGAAGATAAAGTGTCGCCTCCTGTGGACCACAATGTCGTGTTTGAGTGCAAGTATGAGCTCGACTCTCTGGCCTCGTTTCTGACGCTATCCAACGACTACTACGAGGAAatcaaggacgacaaggaagaAGTTGACGACACATTCTCTGGGAACGACGGAGCCTGGTACAGAGCTATTGCCAAGCTGACCCGAGTGCTAGAAGACCAGTCTCAGCCTACCTACAACGAGCATGGCAATATTCTCAAGACCAGATACTCTTTCAAGCGACACACAGATCTTGGAACCGAGACTCTCAACCTAAATGGTATTGGTAACCCCGTTGCTGATGGAACTGGACTCATTCGTTCGGCTTTCAGACCCTCGGATGATGCCACAATCTTCCAGTTCTTCATTCCTGCCAACGCCCACATTGCCGTGGAGCTCAAACGAGCCGCCAAGATTTTTGCTGCGCTTGACAGAGACGATCTGGCGAAAGAGGTGCTGGATTGGGGCAACCAGATCGAAGAGTCCATTTGGAAACACGCCGTATATAAGCATCCCAAGTTTGGCAAGGTGTTTGCTTACGAGATCGACGGATTTGGAGCCATCACCAATATGGACGACGCGAACATTCCCTCTCTACTCTCTCTTCCTGTTTTGGGTTTCgtggacaaggacaacGAGGTGTACAAGAACACACGAAAGATGATTCTGTCCAAGCAGGGCAACCCTTACTATCTGACTGGACGAGCGTTTTCCGGTATTGGAGGTCCCCATGTTGGTATCAGAAATGCCTGGCCCATGTCCCATACCATGGCTATTCGTACCGCCATGAGTGATgacgagattctcgacTCGCTCAACCTACTGaagaccaccaccgccGGCTTGGGACTGATGCACGAGTCCATTGATGTACATGACTCTACCAAGTTTTCCCGTCCTTGGTTTGCCTGGTGCAACTCTGAGTTTGCCAAGGCCATCTTTTACCTGGCAGACAACAAGCCTAACCTGATTTTTGGACCCAAAAAGGCGAACcaaaaagaagatgaaTAACGAATTTGATTAGATTATAGATGTATTactgtgtacttgtagggtaTTCGTAAGAGGTATTGCCAAGAGTGGTGGAAGTGCGTTTTTGATACAGGACCATTGTATACACTCTGGTATTTATACCATATCATCGTTATTATCCTATTTTCCAATgtatctacttgtacagcaccATTCATTTCTTCTGGCCCTTCATGTATCCCTCCAGCCTATCAAGAGTCTTCTGatccttggcctcctgCTGAGCCACAGCCAGGGCTGCCTTGTACCGTTCATGAACAGCCTCGTCTGCTGCATCCAGACCCGGACCGGCAGCCTCGGCACCAGGTTCGTCATCGTCTCGATCGACCATACCTGtatcctcgtcgtcatcatcctcGTCAGTGTCCATATCTGATAGAGTATCGATTCTGTCGGGCTTTCCAACCTCGTCTCTGGGGTTATCTCCCTTGGGCTCCTCGATACCCATATCGTTCATGAGCCGAGTGAGGTCCTTTgccttctgcttcttcttgtcctcctctcgCTGTGCGACTACTCGCTTTCGCTCTTCAGCATAGTCCTCCTTGTATTCCTTGACCTTGTGTCCCACGGCCTCCATGAAGTCGTCAAAGCCTTCTCCTGTGTAAGAACTGACAGACACCACATCCAGATGGTTGTagaactcctccagcatgAGTGACAGCGAGTTCATGAGCGAGCCCATGTAGCCACTGGAGTTCTCTCCTTCGCCCGACAACTCAGGGTCATTTCGCAGCACCTCCTGAAACTTTTCAAAGTCCCGCATCCATTCCTTGAGGGTCGCAGCTTCTGCCACGTCGCACTTATTGAAAACAATGATCATGGGCAGCTTGGTCTTGTACAAAATCGAGCATGCGTATAGCATGTTGGACATGAAGGTTGCGGGTGAGGTGGCTCGGGGAGTATCAACAATGTATGCCAGCACTGTGGGGAAGGTTGTGGCTAGCGAATCGGTGATGATGGTTCCTGATGCGGACCAAATGAAACACTCAATCTGACCTGGGGTGTCGACAAGaatgttggagatggatcCGTCAGAGTCTCGCTTCTCAATGAGACCCAGCACTTGGTCGATCTTGGTGGAAAACAAGTTGAGAGAGGTCATGATGGCTCCGTTAGGGCCCAGATTGTAGTTTTCCATGACTTTTTTGTACTTTACCGAGTCTCGGATGTCTATGTTGGTGTGAAACGGCACCTTGAGCACAGCGGGGTCCAGGTTTATCACATACGGCTTcttgccgtccttggccGTAGAATGAAGGTGCGAGTTGAGCCGCTGCATAAAAGTTGTCTTGCCGCTGCCGGCCATTCCCACGCAGAAGATAGTGGGAGTGTCGGACTCGACATGGACGGGAGGCGCGGGAGTATCGGTCGAATCGGACATGGTTAGATGGGTGTAGAGAGATGTCTGTCTGCCTCGATATTGCTAAGGCGTAAAATTTAATATAGAGTTGTGCATATGATAGCTGCAGGTTGTTGGTGAACTAAAGATGTAAATACTGGGGGATGTAGTAGTATGCAAGCAGTAGAAATTGCAGCTAGTGGGTGTTTGTCAGACTGGGGCTCAAATgatatacttgtagcaaaAAAGATATTCAAATTTACTGTGTTTTGACGCCATAGGAAGACCCATTTCCCGCTTCTGGAAATCAAACTTTTGTCAAATTATATATCAAGACTGCAAACAGAGTGCAGTACATCTTGCCTTAGGTTAAACGTCTTAGTACAGTAGAAATACCAGCATTTGCCACCACTCTAACAACCACACATGAACCTCATCATTCCCTCGGTGTCCTGCGGCAACATTCCCCAGCTGACCGTTGATCTGCTGATTCACTCGCTGGACTTTTCTCTCGTCTCCAGGCTCGACGACTCGTACCTCCATCCATTCGCCTCCCCAGTGGATCATGTTGAAGGCCAGCAGGTTGAATCTGGACACGTTGCCACGGCCATTGAGCTCTACCGATCCGAGAAACTCGACACAGACGTGATTCAGATTCGCTCTCCACCAATTGCGGACTTCAAACAGGCCTTTTCTGCCCAGCTGGAAGAGCTGACCAAAAAGTACACCAACGTCATTGTGCTTGGATCGTCAGACGCAGGACTCAGAGAACAAGTGGGCGCACCCAAAATCGAATACTACACATCCGACCTTGCCACTCGATTCCAGACCCTGTCGCTGGATGGCCCCAAGGTCAAAGAAGTGCCTGCGGTGTTGCCAGGATCAGGCTACTTTAGATCACTGGTCAAGGGTCCTGCTCTGGGACTGGTCTTCTTTGCCTACGAAGGAGACAACTTTGGAGATGCACATCAGCTGGCTGATGCTGTGATCAGGTTACTGGGAGGATCTGAGATGAAGTGGACCCAGCCTGTGAGTTGGCAGGGAGCCTACGGACATGACGCTCCCCTCGGAGTTGAGCAGGGTGTTTATTGCTAGACAAATAATGAACGGAAACTACTAGTTGGAGTTGTAAATGCAATGAGCAATACTGTAAACAATTAGTCATGACCAATTGAAACTCGTTATGTCCATATTTGTAGTTACTCTCGAGTTGCAGCTCTTGTCACCCTTGCTTCTAAAGTGTCATCTATCATATAATCATTTAGCTAAACTGCTTAATCACTCTATCCTCCACGCCCACGAGAATGCTCTTGGGGTTGGCGAGAGCCAGGTTCTCAGCCTCGCCCTTGTACACGTTGGCGTACACAATTCCGGGTTGCATGGCACCAGCCTGGCCGGCTCCCATGGCCTGGACGCCTCCGGCCTGGTTCTGGCCTCCCAGAATCAGCGCGTAGATGGAATTGAGACCCATCAGATTGAGAAAGTACCACGACAGTGACGAGACCCATCGGACGTCGAGATCCTGGGTGTTGACACCGGACTGCAGCATGGCCTTGAACCGGATGGTGAGAGGGAAGGGCAGCTTCATGAGAATGAAGCCAGCAAAGAATGAGTTCACCCAGCCCATCATAAGGGTCTGCGGGATCACCATCATGGCCTGGCCCTTCATGGAGTCCATGACCTTCTCGAACTGGCCTGGATCGTTGAGCATCTGCGAggggttgttgttgccgtcATTTTCGGGGTCAGCGAGGTATTTGCCGGCCTTGAACTGCTCGACAAAGTAGCTCTGGCGCTTCTGGAAAGCCGTGTGGCTCAGATTGACGCCGTTGAGTCGCAGGTTGGATCCGTACATgagaaactgctgctgtcggATGGTCATGGCGTCTCCGTTTTTGGGCGTCGGATTGAGCAGAATCGTGGCGTAGTGTCGAAGCACTCCGACGAGAATCATGACAAAGAAAATGGGGAACAAAACCCACACCCGTAACGACGGGTCGATAGTGAGATCCATCTTGCgctgtgtgtggtggtgatggatGATAGTGTTAGGTGTCGACATATTAAGTTGTGCAGTGTAGTCAAACATGCTGGACGAAAATAGTACGTggggaagaaaaaaaaagatcATCTAAGAACTGCTTGTAGAAGGAGTATTATAGACTGAAAACGCTTTATGGTGCTCTTGGTACTATCTTTGCTTGATTTATTAGCTCTTTTCTCCCAGATGTTGCTCTTGGTTCTCATTACCGCCCAGTGGAGTATCGTAAAAGGAGAATAGTGCGACCCAATTGACCCATGCGAAGAAagtaagtacagtacaataaAAAGCACCAATAATAACGACGAGCTGGAAGCTCTTCACATAAGAGGCAGTATTGTGTTAGACACAATATAAAAATATTACAAACAATGTGGCTTTGGTTATATgttactacaagtagtgtaGACTCTACTCTCTCTGTTCGCTTGTATAGTAAGACATCTAATACCATCTCGAAGTTTACTGTACCTTCAAttcgtacaagtacatgtgTATGAGATCGAAGTGTTGTGTGCTGTGAGAACAGTACTGTCACCAGCTCCCTCATTCTGTCATACCCCTCTCATTACTCTCACTAATTCAAACCTCTATCAATAATCCTATTTTATACTCATGATATCGTCCTTCCTACTCGCCCCTCTCCGTTTAATAATCATCAGTGCCGGTGACAATGACATCGTTGATCTTGAGAATCATTCGGGTCAGCTGggtggccagcagcagctgctgtcGCTTTCCAATCAGAGGATCCACCACAAAGTTCTCTCGCATGTCGTTGTTGCCAGTGTTGAGGCAGTCAATGCCCAGTCGGGAGTTGCCCTCCTTGACCTGGCGCGACTTGACAGAAGCCAGACTCTCAATAGAAGAAAGGCCCGAGTTGTCAGCCAGAGCTGTAGGGATGGCCTCCAACGCGTTGGCAAAGGCTCGGAAGGCGTACTGATCGATTCCGGTCATGTGgtcggccttctcggcaaCGGCAATGGCACATGCAATTTcggcagctcctcctccgtaAACAACTCGGTTGTCTCGCACCAGGTTTCGAACCACACAGATGGCGTCGTGCAGAGCTCGCTTGGCCTCATCTACAATCATCTTGTTAGAGCCTCGCACAAAGACAGTCACGGCTCGGGGGTTGGCACACTCCTCGACAACCAGCATTCGGTCTCGGGTGGTTCCGAACTCGAGCTCTCGCACTCGTCCAGCGTGGCCGAGCTTAGCGGCAGACAGATCCTCGAATCGGGGCACGATTCGGGCGCCGGTGGCAatggccagcagctcaatCTCAGGTCCTCCAACCCATCTAACGGCAGCAATACCGTTCTGAAGCAGCAGATGGTTAGCCTCGTCGTCAAATCCCCACTGGCAGATGACCAGATTGGCACCAGTagccttgaccttggccaCCATGTCCTCAAAGGTCTTCTGCTCGTATGCCTGCAGCTTTCGGAACTCGTCGACGGAGCTAATATCGAGCTTGTGCTtggtcttgggcttgggggGCTCGAAGGGGCACGTCAGAATGGCAATCTTGACGTCGGTGATGTCTCGGGGCATCTGGGGGTGCGacatgtccttgtccagaaCCACTCCTCGCACAAACTTGGTGTCTTCGAGGGATCCTCCGACCTTGCCATCGACCTTAATGAGCTCAAAGTCCACGTCCTTTCGGTCGAGGTCGGCCACAGCCAGAACAGCGTCCACGGCAATGTTTGTGAAGAGATCGTGGGCCTTGGACACAATCTTGGAGCCCAGGGAGGtcttggcggccttgaTGAGAGTCGACTTGTCAACGTCAGATACAGGCACGGTGTCGGCAATCTGCTCGAGTCGCTCCACGGCAACCTTGGAGGCCTGGTCGAAACCGTTGGCAATTCGAATGGGGTGGATACCCTTCTCGATAAGCTCGTAGGCCTGGTCAAGCAGAGCTCCGGCCAGAACCACAACACCGGTGGTTCCGTCTCCGATCTCGTCATCCTGAGACCGACTGAGCTCGACCAGAAGTCGTGCAATCTGGTGCTCAATCTCCATCTGGCTCATGATGGTGGCTCCgtcgttggtgatggtgatgtcTCCATCAGGAGAAATGAGAATCTTGTCCAGTCCTCGGGGACCCAGGGAGGTCTTGACGATATCCGACACGGTTCGAGCGGCCAGGATGTGGCTCTTGACGGCCTCAATTCCGTGTGCgcgcttcttctttcctTGGCTATGTTAGCGTGTCCTAGACTGTGTCTTGCCACCTTCagcttcctcctctcgtGTCGTTTGTACTCACTCTCTGACAATAATGAAAGGCCGTCCCATTTCGTCCTGAGCCACAATGGCATTGGACATGTCAGGCATGGGCATTGTCTGTTGCTGGGCCAtcttgtgttgtgtgtagTTGGCTATGTGATGCACTGTAAGGTGTTTTCACTTGATCTGTAATAATTTCCCACCCCAAAGGTAAACGTTTACACACCTCCCAAAACTTCTAGGCCTTTCGGAAGGGTAAGTTtgaggtcacgtgccgCTGAGGCGGCAGCCTGGAGCAAAATGGGTGTTACGGGACAAGAACGAGACAAATAAACACATACAAACGTCTTTACCACGTGACTAATCCGTACTAGCTATTGCATGATTCTCTGGCTattctcaaacagctgaCATGTTCTCTGTGAAGGCACCACCGCCTTGTACTACCCTTTCCATATAAGGTTCCCAAGACCAGAGGAGGCGGAATGAGGGAGGCGAATAATAGAGGCGGTGGTTGCTCGAAATGTAAGAGTATTTTGGGTCCTATGCGTGACTTGGATTCGTGTTGACAGTTCTACATGTGTTTCACTATTGAGAATTCAGTGAAAGCCACCTGATAGAGTCGTCTTCTTGTGTGTAGTATGATGAAAATCTTAGTTAAGCTATTTTGATGACCTTTACTGAAAGCCTCCTGTAGGCAGATGGAGGAACATTCTCATGAAACTCATTGAAAAATCGCGTTAAGCACTTGTCGCAAACCAAGCAATCTTCTTTAGTGGTTACTGACAGTTTCCAACAACCGAGATCGTGCCTTCGTCAACTCTACTGCAATGTTATTCCATTTCGTCAGGCTGCTCTGTTCAAGCTTAGTAATCATGTATGACTTCTCGTCATGGGGgctttcttcttccttttCTCAATGTCACAAACTTCTATAAGTCAAAAATGCTATAAAGCTGTGGCTAAAGCACTGTTATCTCCTGTATTGGCCGTTTGGGGGCTTTTCTCGCCGGGGGATTTTCGATCTTTTGCCATATAAAACTGCCGAACACACTTTCTGACAACATCTCAAGTGAGGACGT
This genomic interval from Yarrowia lipolytica chromosome 1E, complete sequence contains the following:
- a CDS encoding uncharacterized protein (Compare to YALI0E21604g, similar to uniprot|Q10449 Schizosaccharomyces pombe), producing the protein MAWYHRPKTVLALVLWLVVAGFVLNTLLQLGDQTTDPDLSSPKDAREEEDPHFLDTKRRPLLPQDREFEAAWKARGSCPDYEAYSQTKHEPFSDGPLRLPFMRPSKKCRTFHSDEVEKTIEEFTAKMADPDLARLFENAFPNTLDTTIRWHRRQSEEASAQTFVVTGDINAEWLRDSAWQLSPYKRFISTDPHIQQLYKGAINTQASYIQMFPYCNAFQPPRASRIRPQFNAGEDKVSPPVDHNVVFECKYELDSLASFLTLSNDYYEEIKDDKEEVDDTFSGNDGAWYRAIAKLTRVLEDQSQPTYNEHGNILKTRYSFKRHTDLGTETLNLNGIGNPVADGTGLIRSAFRPSDDATIFQFFIPANAHIAVELKRAAKIFAALDRDDLAKEVLDWGNQIEESIWKHAVYKHPKFGKVFAYEIDGFGAITNMDDANIPSLLSLPVLGFVDKDNEVYKNTRKMILSKQGNPYYLTGRAFSGIGGPHVGIRNAWPMSHTMAIRTAMSDDEILDSLNLLKTTTAGLGLMHESIDVHDSTKFSRPWFAWCNSEFAKAIFYLADNKPNLIFGPKKANQKEDE
- a CDS encoding uncharacterized protein (Compare to YALI0E21626g, similar to uniprot|P47122 Saccharomyces cerevisiae YJR072c, similar to Saccharomyces cerevisiae NPA3 (YJR072C); ancestral locus Anc_1.523); this encodes MSDSTDTPAPPVHVESDTPTIFCVGMAGSGKTTFMQRLNSHLHSTAKDGKKPYVINLDPAVLKVPFHTNIDIRDSVKYKKVMENYNLGPNGAIMTSLNLFSTKIDQVLGLIEKRDSDGSISNILVDTPGQIECFIWSASGTIITDSLATTFPTVLAYIVDTPRATSPATFMSNMLYACSILYKTKLPMIIVFNKCDVAEAATLKEWMRDFEKFQEVLRNDPELSGEGENSSGYMGSLMNSLSLMLEEFYNHLDVVSVSSYTGEGFDDFMEAVGHKVKEYKEDYAEERKRVVAQREEDKKKQKAKDLTRLMNDMGIEEPKGDNPRDEVGKPDRIDTLSDMDTDEDDDDEDTGMVDRDDDEPGAEAAGPGLDAADEAVHERYKAALAVAQQEAKDQKTLDRLEGYMKGQKK
- a CDS encoding uncharacterized protein (Compare to YALI0E21670g, similar to uniprot|Q9P787 Schizosaccharomyces pombe, similar to Saccharomyces cerevisiae YKL207W; ancestral locus Anc_1.524), with the translated sequence MIFFFLPHVLFSSSMFDYTAQLNMSTPNTIIHHHHTQRKMDLTIDPSLRVWVLFPIFFVMILVGVLRHYATILLNPTPKNGDAMTIRQQQFLMYGSNLRLNGVNLSHTAFQKRQSYFVEQFKAGKYLADPENDGNNNPSQMLNDPGQFEKVMDSMKGQAMMVIPQTLMMGWVNSFFAGFILMKLPFPLTIRFKAMLQSGVNTQDLDVRWVSSLSWYFLNLMGLNSIYALILGGQNQAGGVQAMGAGQAGAMQPGIVYANVYKGEAENLALANPKSILVGVEDRVIKQFS
- a CDS encoding uncharacterized protein (Compare to YALI0E21648g, similar to DEHA0F25102g Debaryomyces hansenii, similar to Saccharomyces cerevisiae ADD66 (YKL206C); ancestral locus Anc_1.522), whose product is MNLIIPSVSCGNIPQLTVDLLIHSLDFSLVSRLDDSYLHPFASPVDHVEGQQVESGHVATAIELYRSEKLDTDVIQIRSPPIADFKQAFSAQLEELTKKYTNVIVLGSSDAGLREQVGAPKIEYYTSDLATRFQTLSLDGPKVKEVPAVLPGSGYFRSLVKGPALGLVFFAYEGDNFGDAHQLADAVIRLLGGSEMKWTQPVSWQGAYGHDAPLGVEQGVYC
- a CDS encoding uncharacterized protein (Compare to YALI0E21692g, highly similar to uniprot|P40413 Saccharomyces cerevisiae YJR064w CCT5 T-complex protein 1 epsilon subunit) encodes the protein MAQQQTMPMPDMSNAIVAQDEMGRPFIIVRDQGKKKRAHGIEAVKSHILAARTVSDIVKTSLGPRGLDKILISPDGDITITNDGATIMSQMEIEHQIARLLVELSRSQDDEIGDGTTGVVVLAGALLDQAYELIEKGIHPIRIANGFDQASKVAVERLEQIADTVPVSDVDKSTLIKAAKTSLGSKIVSKAHDLFTNIAVDAVLAVADLDRKDVDFELIKVDGKVGGSLEDTKFVRGVVLDKDMSHPQMPRDITDVKIAILTCPFEPPKPKTKHKLDISSVDEFRKLQAYEQKTFEDMVAKVKATGANLVICQWGFDDEANHLLLQNGIAAVRWVGGPEIELLAIATGARIVPRFEDLSAAKLGHAGRVRELEFGTTRDRMLVVEECANPRAVTVFVRGSNKMIVDEAKRALHDAICVVRNLVRDNRVVYGGGAAEIACAIAVAEKADHMTGIDQYAFRAFANALEAIPTALADNSGLSSIESLASVKSRQVKEGNSRLGIDCLNTGNNDMRENFVVDPLIGKRQQLLLATQLTRMILKINDVIVTGTDDY